A region from the Sulfitobacter sp. D7 genome encodes:
- a CDS encoding K+/H+ antiporter subunit F has product MTQATDLLTLALYGALTLVAIAQFMAMIRLWIGPGTGDRILALDTMFINAIGIIVLLGILQGTQIYFEAALIIAMLGFVSTVAYARFVLRGDIIE; this is encoded by the coding sequence ATGACCCAAGCGACCGACCTTTTGACCCTTGCGCTTTATGGTGCCCTGACCTTGGTCGCCATCGCGCAGTTCATGGCGATGATCCGGCTGTGGATCGGCCCCGGCACCGGGGACCGCATTCTGGCGCTGGACACGATGTTCATCAATGCCATCGGCATCATCGTGCTTTTGGGCATCCTGCAAGGCACGCAGATCTATTTCGAGGCGGCGCTGATCATCGCCATGCTGGGTTTCGTCTCAACCGTGGCCTATGCCCGGTTCGTCTTGCGCGGAGATATCATCGAATGA
- a CDS encoding caspase family protein — translation MRLTAILLMLFLPFAAAAQDRVAMVIGISAYEDAAPLDGPRADAALLTQTLEGQGFDVTTLIDTDSATLKRELSDFAFQAETADIALIYYAGRRVASGGQSYLIPVDAPLAPASALRQQGVALPALLRAAGKARQIRLVLLDNCHAAPRQSTAPLPPPEPRLGTLVVTSGEVGACDKGGENAGLFAATLAEVLTEPDVEVGAMLDGFRATLRSRSGGSLSARRFGRLTPTPAFIAETDSADAAPQTWGDLDPAQSQRLAELARQGDTRSQLGLAALQSDPDDPRYDPETAVAQLMRAVETGSAEARYQLAQLYEEGRGVGQDEARATALYRDAAERGHAGALNDLGFIHLQGELGQETDSDLALDYFRRAADRRHPAAMFNFAAMIDDGKVPGRGAADAALYLYRALRAGDGTLLGLMQDEPKLFNSETRKALQRKLSDFGFYDGAIDGLYGEGTQAAIRAAFGMKAAEGQGEAPETVEETRGADTPEAPPSTPATPVAAPAQTPAAPAEETPKIDAEPEPGADQNVTPVLRPKQAARE, via the coding sequence ATGCGTTTGACCGCGATCCTCTTGATGTTGTTTCTGCCCTTCGCTGCAGCGGCCCAAGACCGTGTGGCGATGGTGATTGGCATCTCTGCCTATGAGGATGCCGCCCCGCTTGACGGGCCGCGCGCCGATGCCGCGCTGCTGACCCAAACGTTAGAGGGGCAGGGGTTCGATGTTACCACGCTGATCGACACGGATAGCGCCACGCTCAAACGGGAACTCTCTGATTTTGCCTTTCAGGCCGAAACGGCGGATATCGCCTTGATCTACTACGCGGGTCGCCGCGTCGCCTCGGGCGGGCAGAGCTATCTGATCCCGGTCGATGCGCCCTTGGCCCCGGCCTCGGCGCTGCGGCAACAGGGGGTGGCGCTGCCTGCGCTGCTGCGTGCGGCGGGCAAGGCGCGACAGATACGGCTTGTTTTGCTTGATAACTGCCATGCCGCCCCGCGCCAGTCGACCGCCCCGCTGCCGCCGCCCGAGCCGCGTCTTGGCACGCTGGTCGTCACCTCCGGTGAGGTGGGCGCCTGTGACAAGGGCGGTGAAAACGCGGGCCTTTTCGCGGCCACATTGGCCGAGGTTTTGACCGAGCCGGATGTCGAAGTCGGCGCCATGCTGGACGGATTTCGCGCTACGCTGCGCAGCCGTAGCGGCGGCAGCCTCTCCGCCCGGCGCTTTGGGCGGCTGACCCCGACGCCAGCTTTCATCGCAGAGACGGACAGCGCGGATGCGGCCCCGCAGACATGGGGGGATTTGGACCCCGCGCAAAGCCAGCGCTTGGCCGAATTGGCGCGGCAAGGGGACACCCGATCCCAACTTGGTCTCGCCGCGCTGCAAAGCGACCCTGACGATCCGCGCTATGACCCGGAAACCGCTGTGGCCCAACTGATGCGGGCGGTAGAGACCGGCTCTGCCGAGGCGCGGTATCAGCTTGCACAACTCTACGAAGAAGGGCGCGGCGTCGGTCAGGATGAGGCCCGCGCCACGGCCCTTTATCGCGACGCCGCCGAGCGGGGCCATGCCGGCGCGCTGAACGATCTGGGGTTCATCCATCTGCAGGGCGAATTGGGGCAGGAAACCGATTCCGATCTGGCGCTGGACTATTTCCGCCGCGCAGCCGATAGGCGACACCCGGCGGCGATGTTCAACTTTGCCGCGATGATCGACGATGGCAAAGTGCCCGGTCGCGGGGCGGCGGATGCGGCGCTCTATCTCTATCGCGCGCTGCGGGCGGGGGACGGCACGCTGCTGGGGCTGATGCAGGATGAGCCCAAACTTTTCAACAGCGAGACCCGCAAAGCCCTGCAGCGCAAGCTTTCGGATTTTGGATTTTACGACGGCGCGATCGACGGGCTTTACGGCGAGGGAACCCAAGCCGCGATCCGTGCGGCATTTGGGATGAAAGCGGCAGAGGGGCAGGGAGAAGCCCCTGAAACCGTTGAGGAAACGCGAGGGGCCGACACCCCCGAAGCGCCCCCGTCAACGCCCGCCACGCCCGTGGCTGCGCCTGCTCAGACGCCCGCCGCCCCCGCCGAAGAGACCCCGAAGATTGACGCCGAACCCGAGCCGGGTGCGGACCAAAATGTCACCCCGGTTCTGCGCCCGAAACAGGCCGCGCGGGAGTGA
- the cueR gene encoding Cu(I)-responsive transcriptional regulator, with product MNIGEVSQHTGLPPKTIRYYEDIGLVKPLRDANGYRAFRESEMHKLAFLGRARTLGFSIEDCRNLLALWEDKNRASADVRAIAKEHLAQIEAKISGLQEMRDTLSTLVRDCAGDDRPDCPILKTLGTAAAT from the coding sequence ATGAACATCGGAGAAGTCTCACAACATACGGGCCTGCCGCCGAAAACCATCCGCTATTACGAAGATATCGGATTGGTCAAACCGCTGCGGGATGCCAACGGCTATCGCGCCTTTCGCGAAAGCGAGATGCACAAGCTCGCCTTTTTAGGCCGCGCCAGAACCTTGGGTTTCAGCATTGAGGATTGCCGCAACCTGCTGGCTCTTTGGGAGGACAAAAACCGTGCCAGTGCCGACGTGCGGGCCATCGCCAAAGAGCATCTGGCGCAGATCGAGGCCAAGATCAGCGGCCTGCAAGAAATGCGCGACACGCTGAGCACGCTGGTCCGCGACTGCGCCGGGGATGATCGACCCGACTGTCCGATCCTAAAGACCTTGGGCACCGCAGCGGCCACATAA
- the choW gene encoding choline ABC transporter permease subunit: MDWLTENKIPVADVAEDALDWLQTNGAWFFDGLSDLMERLIDAILWVLQTPHPLILIAVFAAITWGIQRNWKTVAFVVLGFLFILNQDYWEETMESLTLVLSACVVCMGVGVPIGIAVAHRPRLYAWVAPVLDLMQTLPTFVYLIPAIVFFGIGMVPGLIATVIFVLPAPIRLTQLGISSTPKALLEAAQAFGAKPRQTLWKIELPYALPQIMTGLNQTIMLSLSMVVIAALVGADGLGVPVVRALNQVNTGLGFESGLVIVVVAIMLDRILRVGRK, encoded by the coding sequence ATGGACTGGCTGACAGAAAACAAGATCCCCGTGGCCGATGTGGCCGAAGACGCGCTGGATTGGTTGCAAACGAACGGGGCGTGGTTCTTTGACGGGCTGTCGGACCTGATGGAACGGCTGATCGACGCGATCCTCTGGGTGCTGCAAACCCCGCACCCGCTGATCCTCATCGCCGTGTTTGCCGCGATCACATGGGGCATTCAACGCAATTGGAAGACCGTGGCCTTTGTGGTGCTGGGCTTCCTGTTCATCCTCAACCAAGACTACTGGGAAGAGACGATGGAGAGCCTGACGCTGGTGCTCTCGGCCTGTGTGGTCTGTATGGGTGTGGGCGTGCCGATTGGCATCGCCGTGGCGCATCGGCCCCGGCTGTATGCTTGGGTGGCCCCGGTTTTGGACCTGATGCAGACGCTGCCGACCTTCGTCTATCTGATCCCCGCAATTGTCTTTTTCGGTATCGGCATGGTGCCGGGCCTGATCGCCACGGTGATCTTTGTTCTGCCCGCGCCGATCCGGCTGACGCAATTGGGCATCTCTTCGACGCCCAAGGCGCTGCTTGAGGCCGCGCAGGCCTTTGGTGCCAAGCCGCGCCAGACCCTGTGGAAGATCGAACTGCCCTATGCGCTGCCGCAGATCATGACGGGTCTGAACCAGACCATCATGCTGTCGCTGTCGATGGTGGTGATCGCCGCACTTGTCGGGGCAGATGGGTTGGGCGTGCCTGTGGTGCGTGCCTTGAACCAAGTGAACACAGGCTTGGGATTTGAATCCGGGTTGGTGATCGTCGTCGTGGCGATCATGCTTGACCGTATCCTGCGGGTGGGACGGAAATGA
- a CDS encoding heavy metal translocating P-type ATPase, with amino-acid sequence MGKADTLTFGVQNMSCASCVGRVEKALNALDGLHEARVNLAAENVRVTTEPGFDAAKIDAALVQAGYPPRKTTHRLRLSNMSCASCVGRVERALLAVPGVISASVNLASEEATVESLEDADLLPALRDAAAQAGYPATVDAPAAGSPDATARKEAEVSHLKRMTLLAAALTLPVFVLEMGGHLIPAFHHWIAATIGRETSWFIQFILTTLVLAWPGRHFYSKGLRALAKGAPDMNSLVALGSGAAWLFSVTALFAPGALPEGSRVVYFEAAAVIVTLILLGRYLEARAKGQTGAAITKLMGLRASSARVERDGTVVELPLDKIVAGDIIYLRPGEKIATDGVVVDGQSYVDESMITGEPVPVEKAKGTEVVGGTVNGTGSLTYRATKVGGDTVLAQIIRMVEEAQGAKLPIQDLVNRITLWFVPVVIAVALVTFGVWLAFGPSLSHALVAAVAVLIIACPCAMGLATPTSIMVGTGRAAQLGVLFRQGDALQSLQSVKTVALDKTGTLTKGTPELTDLVMMNDLPEDELLPLIGAVEARSEHPIAQAILRRAEAAGPIPGEVSDFQSHTGFGVSATVMGRRVTLGADRLMTRDGIDLGDTGRIAAELAKAGKTPLYAALDGQLAAVIAVADPIKPGTPEAIARLHDLNLNVAMITGDNRVTADAIAAQLGIDWVIAEVLPDGKVAAIDKLREGDNRIAFVGDGINDAPALAQADVGLAIGTGTDVAIEAADVVLMSGDLRGVVNAIDVSQRSMANIRQNLFWAFGYNVLLIPVAAGAFYPLTGWLLSPALAAGAMALSSVFVLSNALRLRWIAAPLAENATPSHGPRATAPVAAE; translated from the coding sequence ATGGGCAAAGCAGATACACTCACTTTTGGCGTGCAAAACATGAGTTGCGCGTCTTGTGTCGGACGTGTGGAGAAAGCGCTGAACGCGCTGGATGGGCTGCACGAGGCACGGGTGAACCTAGCGGCAGAGAATGTGCGGGTGACGACAGAACCGGGTTTTGACGCGGCAAAGATAGATGCGGCTCTGGTGCAGGCGGGCTACCCCCCGCGCAAGACCACCCACCGCCTGCGGCTATCCAACATGAGCTGCGCCTCCTGCGTGGGCCGTGTGGAACGGGCGCTTTTGGCGGTGCCTGGTGTGATCTCGGCCTCGGTGAACCTTGCCAGCGAAGAGGCGACGGTCGAGAGCTTGGAGGATGCCGATCTGTTGCCTGCCCTGCGCGATGCGGCGGCGCAGGCCGGCTATCCTGCGACAGTCGATGCGCCCGCGGCAGGCAGCCCTGATGCGACAGCGCGCAAAGAAGCGGAAGTCTCCCATCTCAAACGGATGACCCTGTTGGCGGCGGCGCTCACCCTCCCGGTCTTCGTGCTGGAGATGGGCGGCCACCTGATCCCTGCATTCCACCATTGGATCGCGGCCACCATCGGGAGGGAGACAAGCTGGTTCATTCAGTTCATCCTCACCACCCTCGTGCTGGCGTGGCCGGGGCGGCATTTCTATAGCAAGGGGCTTCGCGCTTTGGCGAAAGGCGCGCCGGATATGAACTCTCTCGTGGCGCTTGGATCGGGGGCGGCATGGCTCTTTTCGGTCACCGCGCTCTTTGCGCCGGGGGCCCTGCCCGAGGGCAGCCGCGTGGTCTATTTCGAAGCAGCCGCCGTGATCGTGACGCTGATCTTGCTGGGCCGCTACCTTGAGGCACGCGCCAAGGGGCAAACCGGGGCCGCGATTACCAAGCTTATGGGCCTGCGCGCCAGCAGCGCAAGGGTCGAGCGGGATGGCACAGTCGTTGAGTTGCCGTTGGACAAGATCGTCGCGGGCGATATCATCTACCTCCGCCCGGGCGAGAAGATCGCCACCGATGGCGTCGTCGTCGACGGGCAATCCTATGTCGACGAAAGCATGATCACCGGCGAGCCTGTGCCGGTGGAAAAGGCCAAAGGAACGGAGGTTGTCGGCGGCACGGTCAACGGCACCGGCAGCCTGACCTACCGCGCCACCAAAGTGGGCGGTGACACTGTATTGGCGCAGATCATCCGCATGGTCGAAGAGGCCCAAGGCGCAAAGCTGCCCATTCAGGACTTGGTCAACCGCATCACCCTGTGGTTCGTCCCGGTGGTGATCGCCGTGGCGCTGGTGACCTTTGGGGTCTGGCTTGCCTTTGGCCCATCGCTTAGCCACGCTTTGGTGGCGGCGGTAGCGGTACTGATCATCGCCTGCCCCTGCGCCATGGGTCTGGCCACGCCGACCTCAATCATGGTCGGCACCGGGCGCGCGGCGCAACTGGGCGTCCTGTTCCGGCAAGGCGATGCCTTGCAAAGCCTGCAAAGCGTCAAGACTGTCGCTTTGGACAAGACCGGCACGCTGACCAAGGGCACGCCCGAACTGACCGATCTGGTGATGATGAACGACCTGCCCGAGGATGAGTTACTGCCCCTGATCGGCGCGGTCGAGGCGCGCTCGGAACATCCCATCGCCCAAGCCATCCTGCGGCGTGCAGAAGCTGCGGGCCCAATACCGGGCGAGGTCAGCGATTTCCAATCCCACACTGGTTTTGGCGTCAGCGCGACGGTCATGGGCCGCCGGGTCACATTGGGTGCGGACCGCCTTATGACCCGCGACGGGATCGATCTGGGCGACACCGGGCGGATCGCGGCGGAGTTGGCAAAGGCCGGGAAAACCCCGCTCTACGCCGCGCTAGACGGTCAGCTGGCGGCGGTGATCGCCGTGGCCGACCCGATCAAACCCGGCACGCCGGAAGCCATCGCGCGGCTGCATGACCTCAATCTCAACGTGGCGATGATCACTGGCGACAACCGGGTCACGGCAGACGCCATCGCGGCGCAACTGGGCATCGATTGGGTCATCGCCGAAGTGCTGCCAGACGGCAAAGTGGCCGCCATCGACAAGCTCAGAGAGGGCGACAACCGCATCGCTTTCGTGGGCGACGGCATCAATGACGCCCCCGCCCTCGCCCAGGCCGATGTCGGGCTCGCCATCGGCACCGGCACCGATGTGGCGATCGAAGCCGCAGATGTGGTGCTGATGTCCGGGGACCTGCGCGGCGTGGTCAATGCCATCGACGTGAGCCAGCGCAGCATGGCGAATATCCGACAGAACCTCTTTTGGGCCTTTGGCTACAACGTGCTGCTGATCCCGGTCGCCGCGGGTGCATTCTATCCGCTGACCGGCTGGCTTCTGTCGCCCGCTCTGGCCGCCGGAGCGATGGCCCTGTCGAGCGTTTTTGTCCTCAGCAATGCCCTGCGCCTGCGCTGGATTGCCGCCCCCTTGGCAGAAAACGCAACCCCCTCACACGGCCCCCGGGCCACCGCCCCCGTGGCCGCAGAATAG
- a CDS encoding choline ABC transporter substrate-binding protein codes for MKKLLMTSALATVAATSLAAAECNEVTFSDVGWTDITATTAAASVVLDALGYDTETKILAVPVTYTSMASGDIDVFLGNWMPTMEGDIAKYREEGSVDTVRANLEGAKYTLAVNKAAADMGIKTFADIAANADALEGEIYGIEPGNDGNRLIQSMIDENAFELGEFEVVESSEQGMLAQVQRATRKEEPVVFLGWEPHPMNANFDLTYLEGGDDYFGPDLGGATVYTNTRAGFVEECPNLGKFLNNLEFTLEMENEIMGAILDDGEKPEEAAAAWIKANSDVLSTWLDGVTTVDGGDAMEAVASLK; via the coding sequence ATGAAAAAACTGCTTATGACATCCGCTCTGGCGACGGTCGCCGCGACCTCGCTGGCTGCTGCTGAATGCAACGAAGTCACCTTCTCCGACGTGGGTTGGACCGATATCACAGCGACAACCGCCGCCGCCTCTGTTGTGCTGGACGCGCTTGGCTATGATACCGAGACCAAGATCCTCGCCGTGCCGGTGACCTACACCTCCATGGCGTCGGGCGACATCGACGTGTTTCTGGGCAACTGGATGCCCACCATGGAAGGCGACATCGCGAAGTACCGCGAAGAAGGCAGCGTCGACACCGTGCGCGCCAACCTTGAAGGCGCGAAATACACGCTGGCTGTGAACAAAGCCGCCGCCGACATGGGCATCAAGACCTTCGCCGACATCGCCGCCAACGCGGATGCGCTGGAAGGTGAAATCTATGGCATCGAGCCCGGCAATGACGGCAACCGTCTGATCCAGTCGATGATCGACGAGAATGCATTTGAACTGGGCGAGTTCGAGGTCGTTGAATCCTCCGAGCAGGGGATGCTGGCCCAAGTCCAGCGCGCCACCCGCAAAGAAGAGCCCGTTGTCTTTCTTGGTTGGGAGCCGCACCCGATGAACGCCAACTTCGATCTGACCTATCTGGAAGGCGGCGATGACTACTTCGGCCCCGATCTGGGCGGTGCGACGGTCTATACCAACACCCGCGCCGGTTTTGTTGAGGAATGCCCGAACCTTGGTAAATTCCTGAACAACCTCGAGTTCACGCTTGAAATGGAGAATGAGATCATGGGCGCGATCCTTGATGACGGCGAAAAGCCGGAAGAGGCAGCCGCCGCTTGGATCAAAGCGAACTCCGACGTGCTCAGCACTTGGCTGGACGGTGTGACCACCGTCGATGGTGGCGACGCGATGGAAGCTGTCGCTTCGCTGAAGTGA
- the mnhG gene encoding monovalent cation/H(+) antiporter subunit G, whose translation MSPDIIATYFIIVLLVIGSFFVLVAGIGLLKLNDPMTRLHAPTKAATLGIGAYLLAAMVSSFLSGTGSLHELLIMAFIFVTAPVSANFMAKANIHRRDCLPHPPELPDGDTWATLNVPEEDREIEETSPNA comes from the coding sequence ATGAGCCCCGACATCATCGCCACCTATTTTATCATCGTGCTGCTGGTGATCGGCAGTTTCTTCGTGCTTGTCGCCGGGATTGGCTTGCTCAAGCTGAACGACCCGATGACCCGCCTGCATGCGCCGACCAAGGCCGCGACGCTGGGGATCGGGGCCTATCTGTTGGCGGCCATGGTGAGTTCGTTTCTGTCTGGTACGGGGTCGCTGCATGAACTGCTGATCATGGCCTTCATCTTTGTCACGGCTCCGGTTTCGGCAAATTTCATGGCCAAGGCGAATATCCACCGGCGCGATTGCTTGCCGCATCCGCCGGAACTGCCGGATGGCGATACGTGGGCCACGCTCAATGTGCCGGAAGAAGACCGCGAGATCGAAGAGACTTCGCCCAACGCCTAA
- the choV gene encoding choline ABC transporter ATP-binding protein, translating into MNKAVEFDNVSIVFGDKPEKALPLMDEGQSRAEIEAATGQVLGVHDCSLTVENGEILVLMGLSGSGKSTLLRAVNGLNPMVRGTVHVHDENWSCDIHASNAAELRRVRRECVSMVFQQFGLLPWRTVRDNVALGLELSNVPKTERLERAERQLKLVSLSDWADRKVGELSGGMQQRVGLARAFATEAPILLMDEPFSALDPLIRTRLQDELLDLQRELNRTIIFVSHDLDEAFKLGGRIAIMEGGRIVQIGTPREIFSNPASDYVAEFVANMNPLEVLTARDVMGVVDGAPTQGETTAETPVRALMERLRGADAAMAVMEDGTQIGTVTAHSIVDRLKA; encoded by the coding sequence ATGAATAAAGCAGTAGAATTCGACAATGTATCCATCGTCTTTGGCGACAAGCCTGAAAAGGCTTTGCCGCTGATGGACGAAGGCCAAAGCCGTGCCGAGATTGAAGCGGCGACCGGGCAGGTGCTGGGCGTGCATGATTGCTCACTCACCGTCGAGAATGGCGAGATCCTTGTGCTGATGGGTCTTTCGGGCTCGGGCAAATCGACGCTTTTGCGCGCGGTGAATGGGCTTAACCCGATGGTGCGCGGCACGGTGCATGTGCATGACGAAAACTGGTCTTGTGACATCCACGCCAGCAATGCCGCAGAGCTGCGCCGCGTGCGCCGTGAATGCGTGTCGATGGTGTTTCAGCAGTTCGGCCTACTGCCATGGCGCACGGTGCGCGACAATGTGGCGCTTGGGTTGGAACTGTCGAATGTCCCCAAGACCGAGCGGCTGGAACGGGCCGAGCGGCAGTTGAAACTGGTGAGCCTCAGCGATTGGGCCGACCGCAAGGTGGGCGAGCTTTCGGGCGGGATGCAGCAGCGTGTGGGGCTTGCCCGCGCCTTTGCCACCGAAGCGCCGATTTTGCTGATGGATGAGCCATTCTCTGCGCTCGACCCGTTGATCCGCACGCGGCTGCAAGATGAACTGCTGGACCTGCAGCGCGAGCTGAACCGCACGATCATCTTCGTGAGCCATGACCTTGACGAAGCCTTCAAGCTGGGCGGGCGCATCGCCATCATGGAAGGCGGGCGGATTGTGCAGATCGGCACGCCGCGTGAAATCTTCTCGAACCCCGCCTCGGACTATGTGGCGGAGTTTGTGGCCAATATGAACCCGCTGGAGGTTCTGACCGCGCGCGACGTGATGGGCGTGGTTGACGGCGCTCCGACGCAGGGCGAAACCACGGCAGAGACCCCGGTGCGTGCGTTGATGGAGCGGCTGCGCGGGGCGGATGCGGCGATGGCGGTGATGGAAGACGGCACGCAGATCGGGACGGTCACGGCGCATAGCATCGTGGACCGGCTCAAGGCCTAG